In one window of Mytilus trossulus isolate FHL-02 chromosome 7, PNRI_Mtr1.1.1.hap1, whole genome shotgun sequence DNA:
- the LOC134725074 gene encoding mucin-2-like, with the protein MKFDFVSCFVFVFVFLSISCDGKGRNEIQRKKRIKHISTKVYRPSKDMYAKYLNMDPPRFPPTIIHTRLRVPFDGPPPKYKWKPKSLHLNRDKMRSKMLNPGGRNTKKVKWYPSKYPVLTGKTFGKGNPTKHVKRKIYRTTKQFNPSTKSVYRYTVAPRKPHPNRARITYPAKAMPIRTTTIKPQRPKSIHLFNPISDYVLSTEPTTPKASVFIPVPILNELIIDLAKPVSQTTTMKPIPIAKNKPVHSVFESTTPIPWPRVFTRRPISRRQPPPSIILIRPRPRPKPKTTFSPIMLHQTTMPQIIVPPVFPALFEQAPRLPTLKNNDVKRVRILKTTQSPTTTQKTTSTGLPQTTFQPTVVPHTTTQKSGQTKWRDTDDNDSLHIKPLQESSTKSYEPVTRYVSVEKTSTQGTLTSVSMEDLTYNITTMILDELAKSYTKFPTNTGEVKMISSTKSSQTISTKLPTTTSKPTVTTVKPIVIKFKPIVTTVKPIVTSEMPTARHISIPFGLPIDYSYLEVKEEKTTTKNAISEHSTQPPIISTKSPLIMSKTSSTTTREVPTTTRKVPTTTTTEVTTTTTEVLTTTEVHRTTTEVPTTTTTEIPTTTTEVPKTTTEVPTTTTTEIPSTTTEVPSTTTEAHTTPTEVPTTTTEILSTTTTEPTTTTKVQTTTTEIPTTTTEIPSTTTEVPPTTTTEVPSTTTTTTEVHTTTTTEVPTTTTTTEVPTTTTTTTEVPTTTTTTEVPTTKTTDAPTTATTTEAPTTTKMEKPTTPFSQILSSSISNLPTTSNLSKGPEIVKRGDNIPTTTEAIDMKHSLKIMGIPLYIPMIREDQTTTPETRTIKGIFVHIPVTTEVASNQNETNDLNSTLSSNNKTEFSTTMTMIENDEQTSTMLTSNESTTLLSTSTLEESTTEKSISEDSTIMFTTTENQTEIQPTSPLEESTTISSTPYSNEPTEIREIYTTEKSELIPSTTTSLPSSKTLRSTTSSSTILSTTNLPTTESTTVDSTTTPVTNSTSTQSSTTEKDLDNSTSPSNSSTELFNINPETTTNETTQELFSTTNITSSTPTTTGFEMITSPTTVATTNISITTNSELNMTTTIAPMKHSTTTDSEIITTPTIAVSTKTSATTDSDIITTSKIAVATNTSTTIASEIVTTPTIAVATNTSTTNDSEITTPTIAAVTNTSTTNDSESITNQTTAATTTTTPTSREPTTEVKMVFPEHVTGRFPSSTMKPAVRIPHNCVTMGCPKGRVCLSDQNDLCFKGEKARTCFCKPGCKHENMLIELGQPVVMDRCGNLCYCGSGGLTACTKIPCEKSRYVITTPNPFKPVEFKPDVKDRGPTRGDSPYFYVDNTKSKSIKVHGLHFPDQLLAWLSPFSSEFRESLPSSGIKAISIENLFKT; encoded by the exons atgaaatttgattttgtttcgtgttttgtttttgtgtttgtgtttttatcaATATCGTGTGATGGTAAAGGACGGAATGAAATCCAGAGGAAAAAACGAATCAAACATATTAGTACAAAAGTATATAGACCTTCAAAGGACATGTATGCGAAATATCTTAACATGGATCCACCTAGGTTTCCACCTACGATTATCCATACACGATTACGTGTACCGTTTGACGGGCCACCACCAAAGTATAAATGGAAACCAAAATCATTACACTTGAATAGGGATAAAATGCGGAGTAAAATGTTGAATCCTGGTGGtagaaatacaaaaaaggtCAAATGGTATCCATCTAAATATCCAGTTTTAACCGGAAAAACATTTGGCAAAGGAAATCCAACGAAACATGTGAAGAGGAAAATTTACcgaacaacaaaacaatttaatccGTCAACTAAATCAGTATATAGATACACTGTTGCCCCAAGAAAACCTCATCCAAACAGAGCAAGGATTACTTATCCAGCAAAAGCAATGCCAATTCGTACAACAACAATTAAACCACAAAGACCAAAATCAATACATCTGTTCAATCCTATAAGTGACTATGTTCTTTCTACAGAACCTACAACACCAAAAGCATCTGTTTTTATTCCTGTGCCTATTTTGAATGAGCTTATCATTGATTTGGCAAAACCAGTGTCGCAGACAACTACTATGAAACCTATTCCAATTGCCAAGAACAAACCTGTACATTCAGTATTTGAAAGTACAACACCAATACCATGGCCAAGAGTTTTTACGCGTAGACCAATATCAAGGAGGCAACCTCCACCGTCTATAATCTTAATAAGACCTAGACCTAGACCGAAGCCTAAAACTACCTTTTCACCAATTATGTTACACCAGACTACAATGCCGCAAATTATTGTTCCTCCTGTTTTTCCTGCTTTGTTTGAACAAGCACCAAGGTTACCAACTTTGAAAAACAACGACGTGAAGCGCGTTCGCATACTAAAAACAACACAATCGCCAACTACTACCCAGAAAACAACAAGCACTGGTTTACCTCAGACAACTTTTCAACCAACCGTAGTACCACACACCACTACTCAAAAGTCAGGCCAAACAAAATGGCGCGACACTGACGACAACGATTCGTTACATATAAAACCTCTTCAAGAATCTTCAACAAAATCATATGAGCCAGTAACTAGATATGTGTCTGTTGAGAAAACAAGTACACAAGGTACACTAACGTCTGTTTCAATGGAGGATTTAACATATAACATCACAACCATGATCTTGGATGAACTTGCAAAATCTTACACGAAATTTCCAACAAATACTGGTGAAGTAAAGATGATTAGTTCTACTAAATCATCACAGACAATATCTACGAAATTACCTACTACGACATCTAAACCTACCGTGACAACGGTTAAACCTATTGTGATAAAGTTTAAACCTATTGTAACAACGGTTAAACCTATTGTGACATCAGAAATGCCAACAGCAAGACACATTTCAATACCATTTGGACTACCAATTGATTACAGTTATCTTGAGGTAAAAGAGGAAAAAACTACTACGAAAAATGCAATATCTGAACATTCCACACAACCGCCAATCATCTCAACAAAAAGTCCTTTGATAATGTCTAAAACATCTTCAACAACAACAAGGGAAGTACCTACAACAACAAGGAAAGTACCTACAACCACAACAACAGAAGTAACTACAACAACAACGGAAGTTCTAACAACAACGGAGGTACACAGAACAACAACGGAAGTACCTACAACCACAACCACAGAAATACCTACAACAACAACGGAGGTACctaaaacaacaacagaagtaCCTACAACCACAACGACAGAGATACCTTCAACAACAACGGAAGTACCTTCAACAACAACGGAGGCACATACAACACCAACGGAAGTACCTACAACAACAACAGAAATACTTTCAACAACCACCACAGAACCTACAACCACAACGAAAGTACAAACAACAACCACAGAAATACCTACAACCACAACAGAAATACCATCAACAACAACAGAGGTACCTCCAACAACAACAACGGAAGTACCTTCAACCACCACAACAACAACAGAAGTacatacaacaacaacaacggaAGTACCTACAACCACAACAACAACGGAAGTACCTACAACcacaacaacaacaacggaAGTACCAACAACCACAACAACAACGGAAGTACCTACAACTAAAACAACGGATGCGCCTACAACAGCAACAACAACGGAAGCACCTACAACCACAAAAATGGAAAAACCTACAACTCCATTTTCACAAATACTAAGTTCTTCTATTTCGAACTTACCTACTACCTCAAATTTGTCCAAAGGACCAGAAATTGTTAAGAGGGGGGATAACATTCCTACAACTACCGAAGCAATAGATATGAAACATAGTTTGAAAATTATGGGAATACCGTTATATATACCTATGATACGTGAGGATCAAACAACAACACCAGAAACCAGAACAATTAAAGGTATATTCGTTCATATTCCGGTCACAACCGAAGTAGCATCAAACCAAAATGAGACTAATGATTTGAACAGTACCctttcatcaaataataaaacagaatTTTCTACAACAATGACGATGATTGAAAATGACGAACAAACGTCAACGATGCTAACATCAAACGAGTCAACTACATTGTTATCAACTTCAACTCTAGAAGAGTCGACAACCGAAAAATCTATTTCAGAGGACTCAACAATAATGTTTACTACCACAGAAAACCAAACAGAAATACAACCAACATCACCTTTGGAAGAGTCAACCACAATATCATCAACTCCATATTCAAATGAACCAACAGAAATACGAGAAATATACACTACAGAGAAATCTGAACTGATCCCGTCAACAACAACTTCACTACCTTCTAGCAAAACCCTGAGAAGTACTACATCTTCGTCAACTATTTTAAGTACTACCAATTTGCCAACGACTGAAAGTACAACAGTGGATAGTACCACAACACCAGTAACTAACAGTACCTCGACGCAGTCCTCAACAACAGAAAAAGACTTGGATAACTCTACATCTCCCTCAAATAGTTCTACagaattgtttaacattaatCCGGAAACAACTACGAATGAAACAACACAAGAACTATTTTCTACAACCAATATCACTTCCAGTACTCCGACAACGACTGGTTTCGAAATGATTACGTCTCCAACGACAGTTGCAACGACAAATATTTCTATAACGACTAATTCCGAATTAAATATGACTACAACGATAGCGCCAATGAAACATTCAACGACAACTGATTCAGAAATTATTACGACTCCAACGATCGCAGTATCTACAAAAACCTCAGCGACAACTGATTCAGATATTATTACGACTTCAAAGATAGCTGTTGCTACAAATACTTCAACAACGATAGCTTCAGAAATTGTTACGACTCCAACGATCGCTGTTGCTACAAATACTTCAACAACGAACGATTCCGAAATTACGACGCCAACGATTGCTGCAGTTACAAATACTTCAACAACGAACGATTCCGAATCTATTACGAATCAAACAACAGctgcaacaacaacaacaacaccaACCAGTCGGGAGCCAACAACAGAGGtgaaaatggtgtttccagaaCACGTTACTGGAAGGTTTCCATCTTCTACAATGAAACCTGCGGTCAGGATTCCACACAATTGTGTCACTAT GGGGTGTCCGAAAGGCAGAGTGTGTTTGTCAGATCAAAACGATCTTTGTTTTAAAGGCGAAAAAGCACGTACATGTTTTTGTAAACCTG gatGTAAGCATGAGAATATGTTAATTGAATTAGGCCAGCCTGTTGTTATGGACCGTTGTGGCAATTTGTGTTATTGTGGTTCCGGTGGATTG ACTGCATGTACGAAAATACCTTGTGAAAAGAGCAGATATGTAATAACAACACCAAACCCTTTTAAACCAGTCGAGTTTAAACCTGATGTAAAGGATAGGGGACCGACTAGGGGCGACTCGCCTTATTTCTATGTGGACAATACGAAGTCCAAGTCAATAAAAGTTCATGGATTACATTTTCCTGATCAATTGTTGGCGTGGTTGTCTCCTTTTTCGTCGGAATTCAGGGAAAGTCTTCCATCCTCTGGAATTAAGGCAATTTCGATTGAAAATCTATTCAAAACTTGA
- the LOC134725075 gene encoding uncharacterized protein LOC134725075, producing the protein MQDQYHYQKYTHTTNMAKLYLLPIIASVLGLCSGTYFFHRHQYQYRRQYHMGTSVYTPPARFYPGRLPPTFIHTRILIPYDSPTFEERNPVPTAIFPVGTVYPSSYRQFPNPLANLNTYDLPSWKPTAPVFNNGIVGLDVDNVIPQFTPNLNQDPQIPTREWIAEVPTIQQVPTFPDTNNENDFLPDVPSFVVPIVVPDPPQVPIFPGADINNNQNGDVYIEQQTTTQLPPIIVERTKSCQETGCGLGSECVYNNSYICPKDVKDIPCRCQRGCRLQHTFIPLGVATIIDPCGNMCSCNSLFGGANCTDIPCNPKQPSINNPTTGLILEPVPTGPSDAGPLRGDFPGYLQRMEFSLPIPGQQGGNFPVKVPGLEPDFPEETFVPPIPFLTENKLPGFKGNPDIPIDSKIRLSEMNLVSDKSKTDSMVFPVAS; encoded by the exons atgCAAGATCAATATCATTATCAAAAGTACACACACACAACTAACATGGCAAAACTTTATCTTTTACCAATAATTGCCAGTGTTTTAGGACTTTGTTCCGGAACGTATTTCTTCCATCGTCATCAGTACCAGTATCGGAGGCAATATCATATGGGAACCAGTGTCTACACGCCTCCAGCAAGATTTTATCCGGGTCGTCTGCCTCCAACTTTTATACACACTCGTATTTTGATACCGTATGATTCTCCTACTTTTGAAGAAAGAAATCCTGTCCCGACAGCTATATTTCCAGTCGGTACCGTGTATCCATCTTCCTATCGCCAGTTTCCAAACCCACTTGCAAATCTGAATACGTATGATCTACCATCATGGAAACCAACAGCTCCAGTTTTCAATAATGGCATTGTAGGTCTAGATGTAGATAATGTTATTCCGCAATTTACACCAAATCTTAATCAAGATCCACAGATACCAACAAGAGAATGGATAGCAGAAGTTCCAACTATTCAACAAGTTCCAACTTTTCCAGACACCAACAATGAAAATGACTTTCTTCCTGATGTTCCATCATTTGTAGTACCTATTGTAGTACCAGACCCCCCACAAGTTCCGATCTTTCCCGGAGCTGACATCAATAATAACCAGAACGGAGACGTCTACAtcgaacaacaaacaacaactcaGCTACCACCAATAATTGTCGAAAGAACAAAGTCATGTCAAGAAAC agGGTGTGGCCTTGGAAGTGAATGTGTATATAATAACAGCTATATCTGCCCTAAGGATGTCAAAGATATTCCATGTCGCTGTCAAAGAG GTTGTCGCTTACAGCATACATTCATACCACTCGGAGTTGCAACGATTATTGACCCATGTGGAAATATGTGTTCATGCAACAGTTTATTTGGAGGG GCTAATTGCACAGATATTCCATGCAATCCAAAACAACCATCCATTAACAACCCTACAACTGGCTTAATACTAGAACCTGTACCGACTGGACCATCAGATGCTGGTCCCCTGCGTGGAGATTTCCCTGGATATTTACAACGTATGGAATTTTCTTTACCAATACCAGGTCAACAAGGAGGAAATTTCCCTGTTAAAGTACCCGGATTAGAGCCGGATTTTCCAGAAGAAACCTTTGTTCCGCCAATTCCATTTTTAACTGAAAACAAATTACCAGGATTTAAAGGAAATCCAGATATACCAATAGATTCTAAAATCAGACTTTCAGAAATGAATCTTGTATCAGATAAGTCAAAAACAGATTCCATGGTATTTCCAGTGGCTAGTTAA